The genomic DNA GCGGCCGTTCGATCTCGGGTCCCGCCACGGCATTGAGCACTGAAAGGCTGATGAAGAAGTACAGTCCAGCCTGCCGAGCGGTAACCAAGACCTCTGCCGCGAGATCGGCGCGAAGCGCCGCAAAGGCTGAGCCGTGGCGGCCGATCGAGCGCGGGTCCCGCCACGGCATTGAGCACTGAAAGGCTGATGAAGAAGTACAGTCCAGCCTGCCGAGCGGTAACCAAGACCTCTGCCGCGAGATCGGCGCGAAGCGCCGCAAAGGCTGAGCCGTGGCGGCCGGTCGATCACGGGTCCCGCCACGGCATTGAGCACTGAAAGGAGACAGCCCTTGGCTTACCGGCTTTTGAACCGCTCGCTCACCAAAGTCGGCGTCGTCGGCTCGGGGCAGATCGGGCCGGACATCGCCCTGCACATGACGAAGGTGCTCGAACCTCACGGTGCTCGCGTCGTCGTGGTCGACATCTACGACAAGGCGCTCGACGCCGGCCGAAAGAAGCTGGACCGCAAAGTCGACAGGGGGATCGAGACCGGAGCGTTCTCGCCCGAGCAGGGCTCGGCGATGAAGGCGAACGTACTGTTCACCAAAGACTACGAAGCGCTCCGGGACGCGGAGTTGGTCGTCGAGGCGGCGACCGAGGATCTCACGCTCAAGCGAAGGCTATTCTCACGACTCGAGGAGCTGGTCGGGCCGGAAACGATTCTGGCATCGAACTCCTCCCACCTCGAGCCCGAGAGAATCTTTGCGGACCTTCGAGCTCCAGCGCGAGGTGTCGTCACGCATTATTTCTTCCCCGCCGAGCGCAATCCCATCGTGGAGGTGGTTCCCGGTGAGGCCACCGAGGAGCGCGTGACCCAGTGGCTTCTGTCGTTCTACGAGCAGGTCGGCAAAGTCCCCCTGAGGATCGGGAGCCGCTACGGTTATGCCATCGATCCGATCTTCGAAGGCCTGTTTCAGGCGGCGGCGTACGCCGTCGAGGACGGGCTCGGCTCGACCCGGGAAGTCGACGAGATCGCCCGACGGGTACTCGGCCTCGGCGTCGGGCCATTCACGGCAATGAACCTCACGGGAGGCAATCCCATTACGGCGCACGGGCTCGACGAGATGCACGAGCGCGTTCACCCCTGGTTCCGCACGCCGGAACTGATGAGACGTCAGATCGCCTCAGGAGAACCATGGGAGGTGCCGACGCGAGGCGAGCGGGTCGAGATACCGGCCGAGCGGGCAAAGCCGATCGAAGAGCGCATGCTCGGCGCCTACTTCGGACTCGTGTGCGAGGTTCTCTCGAGCGGGATCACGAACATCTCGGACCTCGAGATGGGGGTGTCTCTGGCTCTCGCCGTGCGTCCGCCCTTTGCTTTCATGAACGCCCTCGGGGTCGAGGAGTCGCTCGGGAAAGTGCGCGCCTATCACGGGGTCAGCGAAAGCTTTCCCGTCGGGAGCGCCCTGGTGGCGCAGGCAGCGTCCGGCGAGCCGTGGAAGATTCCCTGCGTGCTGCGCCGCGACACGAAGGGCGTCGCGGTTCTGACCATCCGCCGTCCCCAGGTTCTGAACGCGCTGAACGATGACGTTTTCGGGCAATTGTCGGACCACCTTCGTGACATTGCATCCGACGATGTCATTGAGGGGGTGGTTCTGACCGGGTTCGGTCAGAAGGCATTCGTTTCGGGCGCCGACGTCTCGATGCTCGCCGCAATCACTTCCGAAGAGGAAGGGGAGCGCATGTCGCTTGGCTCGCACGAAGTTCTGATCCAGATCGAGGATTTCCCCAAGCCGGTCATCTGCGCCTACAACGGTCTCGCGTTCGGCGGAGGGAACGAGCTGGGGATGGCATGTCATGCACGGCTCGCCCGGAAG from Vicinamibacteria bacterium includes the following:
- a CDS encoding 3-hydroxyacyl-CoA dehydrogenase/enoyl-CoA hydratase family protein gives rise to the protein MAYRLLNRSLTKVGVVGSGQIGPDIALHMTKVLEPHGARVVVVDIYDKALDAGRKKLDRKVDRGIETGAFSPEQGSAMKANVLFTKDYEALRDAELVVEAATEDLTLKRRLFSRLEELVGPETILASNSSHLEPERIFADLRAPARGVVTHYFFPAERNPIVEVVPGEATEERVTQWLLSFYEQVGKVPLRIGSRYGYAIDPIFEGLFQAAAYAVEDGLGSTREVDEIARRVLGLGVGPFTAMNLTGGNPITAHGLDEMHERVHPWFRTPELMRRQIASGEPWEVPTRGERVEIPAERAKPIEERMLGAYFGLVCEVLSSGITNISDLEMGVSLALAVRPPFAFMNALGVEESLGKVRAYHGVSESFPVGSALVAQAASGEPWKIPCVLRRDTKGVAVLTIRRPQVLNALNDDVFGQLSDHLRDIASDDVIEGVVLTGFGQKAFVSGADVSMLAAITSEEEGERMSLGSHEVLIQIEDFPKPVICAYNGLAFGGGNELGMACHARLARKGLVVLAAQPEPNLGIIPGAGATQRMPRLVGIEKAWSLLRTGRPISSAEALEMGLIRDEVDGDLVEAAVALARDVASGKVVLPKIPREPIEIPPSFPDVDIGHRSRAVDAILQKAILEGARLPLAESLRYEAKCFGEVCGLADMRIGVTNFIENGPRAKAKFEHR